In Bacteroidota bacterium, the genomic stretch TTTATAGATTATTAAAAAATTAGAATTCATATATTTTTGTTAAATGTGTGCTTTTTATAAAGCTACCAGGCAGTATAAAATCGCCTCCAACTACTGGAATTTGCAGCAAATCGAACTGATTATCGATTAAATCAATATCAATCAGTTTATATAGTTTCCAAATCAATTCAGTACAATACATTTTTCTATCAGAAGACAAATCATATTCATTGTCAAATTCAACCTTGTCTTTATATAAACAAACTGCTTTATTGGCTATTTTCTGTAGTTCAAAGAAGCTTGTTTCAGTACATCTATAAACACCTATTTTTGAAGCCTTGTTCCCTGCAACAAATGAATTTATTGATTCATTTATCAAATAATCGATACCAGATTCAGACTCACCTGGAACAGCATGTATAACATTAAATTGATTGTTTGTGTTTACAACAATACCCACATGAGAGTATTCAGTACTTCTATCCGTCACTAATACTGCCTGACTTGCAAGACTTCTTCCTTTGCGGAAAATCAAATCACCACCATGTAGGTTTGCATGGAGCAGGAATTGATCTTTATTTTTTTGTATTAATTGATCCCTTTCAACCTTTTTGTAAATAATAAAAAGTCCAACAACAGAAGCTATGACAATTATTAGAATTAGCAAATATCGCTTATGTAAGAAAAATCCATTATTATTACTCACTATGTAAATGTATCATTTTTATTTTGATTCATTCAATAATAATTAAATATTTATATTAATTAAAAATACACATATTTAAATTTATGATTATATTAAAGTATCAATAGTGAAGAGTATTGAACAAATATTAAAAGAATCCAAATATCCCATTAGGGGTATATCCTAAAAACCTCAACCATGTTTCTCCTAATATCATAAAAAGAATCCATGTTATTCCCATCATAGTAATACCATATTTGAATGTATCAGACCAACTATATTGATCAGTGCTATATAGTAATAAAGCTGGCTTACTGTTAAAAGGAAGAACGTAAACATGTTCAATAAGCAAAGCTACAGGAAAAGCAAGGCTCAATACCGGATAACCAAATTTTTGTGCAACACCAATTGCAATCGGCACAAAAATCAATGTACGCATTGTTTTCGACTGGAAGATTAGAGCACTAAAGAGCATTGTAAATGTAAGTATTAAATATAAAACGCCAAATGGTGTACTATTATTAAAACCCAGACCATCAAAAACTGCATTAACACTTATTGAAGGGAGGTCTGTTACCTTAAATCCAGCTCCTAGTGTATATGCTCCTGCTGAGAACAATAACAAATGCCAAGGAATATCAACTTCATTCCATTTTACAACACCAATTTTCGGTAATAATGATACAACTGCTCCAAGAAATGCTACAGCAGTTGGGCTAATTCCATGATATTTATCGGTTGTCCATAATGCAAGCACAGCAACAAAAATTGCAACGGACCTAACTTCTTCAAAACTCACTTTCCCCATTTTTGAAAGCTCATCTTTCAGCTTCTCCATTCCTCCCTTGATTTGAGGAACTCGTTCCTCCTTCTTTATTGGGAAAATAAACTTAGTTCCGACAAATAAACCAATAATCATAAGGGCTAAGGAAATTGGGAATGCAACTATCATCCAATCTGTAAAAAAAATATCAGATCCAATAGCTCCACCAATTAGTGCAGCTGCTAAGAGATTGGCTCCAGATCCAGTAACAAAAGCTCCTGCACCCATATTAATTTGCAACAAATTCTGTAGAACCAAGTTTCTGCCAAAATTATTTTTGTCCTTACCACCAGTAGCACCATATACTGCAGCAATAACCATAAAGATCGGTAATAAAATAGCTGCCTTTGCAGTTGTTGCAGAAATAAAAGCAGAAAGAATTAAGTTGATCACAATAAAACTGACAAAAATTGAAGATGCATTTTTGCCAAACTTAATGATAAACCATAAGGCAAATCGTTTGGCAACACCCGTCTTTACCAGCATACTTGCCAATACAAACGATAAGATATTTAACCACATTACTTTATGTCCTAATTGATGATAGGCATCAACTTCTGAAAGCACATTGGTTAAAACTAATGCAATAATAAGTATCAAGGATGTTAAGTAATTTGGTATAGCTTCTGTTATCCATAAAATGATGGCAGCTAAAAAGATGGCCAGCATTGAAATATTTGTCGAGGTAAATGCTTCTGATCCAATGGCATCATATACGGTTCTTGCTTTATCACTTAATGTTGATGGATCAATATTATGCAAGAATGATAAATCTGCAAAATAGTTTAAAAAAACAAACACAATAATGGCTAGTGGAGCACCAGCAATCAACAAAATCTTTTCAAACTTTGACCGCTCTCGCTGAGGCAACTTATTCAAGTGATAATTCCTCATGTCCAATGGATCAAATCCATTCCCATTTAATTGCTCATTATTATCTATCTGTCCTTTCTTGCTTTGCATTGAATAAAATTTTGCATTGAATACAAAAAACCAACTTCTCTAGTAACAAATACTAGTGCTGCTTACCATTTAGAATATGGATTTTTCATCAACATAGAATTGTAATATTTTACATCTCCTGTTACTTCCTCTCCTAACCATACAGGCTTTTCAAATGTTTCGTCCTCTGAGTTTAGTTCTACTTCAGCTATTGTTAAACCTTCATTTTCTCCATAAAACTCATCTACTTCAAAAGTGTGTTTTCCTGCCTTCACTAAAAACCGAGTTTTATCTATTACACCAGGCTCACATATTTCGAGCAATTGTTGAGCTTCTTCGACTGGAATTACCTTTTCCCATTCATAGCGTGATGCACCTGACTTGCTCCCAATTCCTTTAACAGTAATAAATCCATTTTCACCTTTAATCCTTACACGAACTGTTCGCTCTGGAATTGATGATAAATAACCTTGAGTTATACGAACCTGCTTAACTGCTAGGGCTTTAAATTCTCCTTTAACATGAAACTTACGTTCTATTTCTTGTGCCATATCACTTAATTTATAACTATTACTAATTATTCGTTTGCTAAAGGATCATCAATCATCCCTATAACTCGTTTAATTGCTTGCAAGTAGTTGATATTTTCAACACCTTCAAGTCCAAGATCTGCAATTGTTTTTTTGATATCATCCACTTCAGTTGACTCAGAATTAATTGATACTACTTTTGCACCATTGATAAGTACATTTGCATACTCACAAATTGTATCATTCACCATATATCCAAACCTATGTTTGTAAACACGTACTGCTTGAAGATCTTTGTTTTCAATAATCATTGCAAGGAATTCGTCTAAAGTATATTCATCCTTTTCTAAAACAGGCATTTCAACCATAAACGCTGGAAAGACCTCTTCTTCAAGCACATTTTTTTTCATAGGAAACTCACCTTTCATTAATGGATTCCACTGTTCCAAACCATCAACAGTTTGTACATAGGTTTTAATATCCATCTTACCATCACGTATTTTGGTGTTATTAATATTGTTAGTACGTGATAATATATATATTTCGTTTGAACTTCGCTCCCACACTTTTTTTGGTACTGGTACTGATAAGCGTACCATTAGTTTGTAAGCTTCGTCAAAAGACTGTCCAAATGATCTAAATTCAAATCTTGGTTTTGACTGTTCGCCAATTTTCATTTCTTTTTTTGTCATTTTAATCCTTTTTGCTTGACTGGATGTTAACAATTCAATTATTACTAACTACTTAAAGTCAAAATAGTGAACTTCTTTTAATTTTTTGTTAGATGCAAGTGATCCATAGGACGAGGAAACAAACCGATCACCCTTTTAATAGCCAATGGATAATTAACATTTTCTTCTTGTTCGTTGAAACCAATTAAGGTTTTTGTATCTAAAATATCTTTTAAATCTTCTGATTCGACTGCAATTGTTTTAATAAGTGCCCCATTTATTATTACTTCTGCAACCTCACAAATACAGTTATTAATTGTATAAGCATATCGTTTTTTCTGAGTGTAAACTGCGATAATATCAGGATCAGGGCTAATTAATTCATCTAGGAATTGTACAAGTGTATATACATCACGTTCAAATGGAGGGGACTCTACACCAAAAGCGGGGAAAACCTCAGATCTTATAATACTGGCTTTCATCGGAAATTCTCCAACCAAATAAGGTTCCCATAATTCTAAAGACTTCTTTTCAGAAAGCAGGACCTTAATATCCATCATTTTATTCCGAATTTTGACATTATTCTTTATATTTCCGGCAGACATCAGATACACTTCATATATATCACGAATTCGCTCCACTTTCGAAAGCTGATTCATCTTATTGATCAATTCCTCTAAATGATGTCCGAATGCTCTAAATTCGAAACGTGGTTTTATTTGATTTTCAGTAGTCATATTTGCCTTCGCCTTTATTTATGTATTTTAAAACTCTTGATATTATCTTTCTAGCTTTTATTCAATAAACTCATAAAAACAATGCTCTTTTACATCGTTAAATCAATTTTATAAAGCTTATTATTAGGGTCTGAAACAACATAAGCCTCTGTTTCATCATCATTTACTACAATGCCTTCAACACCTGAAATAGGTAAATCATATATTTTCAATGCAATTCCTTCTGTTGTGCATTGTGTTAGAGTTCTTGACTCATCACTAACAATCCAGATAGTATTACTTATATGATGGTAGAATAAACCAGAATAATCGTGAGCAAATCCTAAAACTAGTTGAGTAACTGAATTACTTTTCACATCATACTTAATCAGAGTTCCCTGCATTTTCTCTTTCAGCATGTAATATACTTCGTCAGAATGATTGTATGTAAGACCTTCCAAACCTGAATTACCGGGCGTTTGAAGAATATCATATGTTGATTGAAAAACACCTATACTATCTAACTTTATTAAATTACCTTCCCTCTCTTCACAAATACAAATTTCTGAAGTTTCAGAGTCAACTGTAATACCTTCAAAATCATCACCTTTAAATGGCAACTCCCTCA encodes the following:
- a CDS encoding DASS family sodium-coupled anion symporter — protein: MRNYHLNKLPQRERSKFEKILLIAGAPLAIIVFVFLNYFADLSFLHNIDPSTLSDKARTVYDAIGSEAFTSTNISMLAIFLAAIILWITEAIPNYLTSLILIIALVLTNVLSEVDAYHQLGHKVMWLNILSFVLASMLVKTGVAKRFALWFIIKFGKNASSIFVSFIVINLILSAFISATTAKAAILLPIFMVIAAVYGATGGKDKNNFGRNLVLQNLLQINMGAGAFVTGSGANLLAAALIGGAIGSDIFFTDWMIVAFPISLALMIIGLFVGTKFIFPIKKEERVPQIKGGMEKLKDELSKMGKVSFEEVRSVAIFVAVLALWTTDKYHGISPTAVAFLGAVVSLLPKIGVVKWNEVDIPWHLLLFSAGAYTLGAGFKVTDLPSISVNAVFDGLGFNNSTPFGVLYLILTFTMLFSALIFQSKTMRTLIFVPIAIGVAQKFGYPVLSLAFPVALLIEHVYVLPFNSKPALLLYSTDQYSWSDTFKYGITMMGITWILFMILGETWLRFLGYTPNGIFGFF
- a CDS encoding CYTH domain-containing protein gives rise to the protein MAQEIERKFHVKGEFKALAVKQVRITQGYLSSIPERTVRVRIKGENGFITVKGIGSKSGASRYEWEKVIPVEEAQQLLEICEPGVIDKTRFLVKAGKHTFEVDEFYGENEGLTIAEVELNSEDETFEKPVWLGEEVTGDVKYYNSMLMKNPYSKW